TTATTAGGATAAAGTAAGTCATTCTAAGCACAAGCAGGCAGCCTGTTAGGAGCCTATTTACAGGTGAATTGCCGGTGAGGTGTCTATTGAGGCCATGTTGTTTTCTCTTAGTAAGCAGAAGTTGCTGGTCTTAATCTTTTCAGCTGAGgctgcccttcaccttcctgAACTGGAGATATTAGACCTTTCTTGGAATAAGTGCGTTGGTGGGAACCTAAAGCTGCTTTTGGGAGCACTAAAGCTTGCAACGGAGATTCAAGTGTTAAGACTGAGCAGCTGTAACTTGGTGGCTGAAGATTTGGCACTTCTAAGTATGTATAACATGGTATTTACTAGCAGTCAAAGAGCCAGGGCATTTAGACCACAATTCAGAAGGGACTTGTTCAATGGGTTGAGCACGTTTTTGCATAAATCAaatgaaaagatggaaaatacagcagtattttttccagaaagggttttaattttgctgaagACTGTGTCCCCTGTACATGCATAGTGCAAAAACTGAAAAGGCTAAAATGCAAAGAATCTTTTAGCAGTTTTATCTATTAATACAAAAAGGCAGCCCTTAGAAAACATAGgttttgcatctgttttttaTATCAGATATTTAAAGCTGCCTGtaagaagttttattttgctCAGTTGCTGGTTTTGGGTTCAGTAATTTATAGAAAATGTACGTGCTGACAGCCAGTAATACAGGCACTACCAGCTCTCAGTCTATTAGGTGTGTTTCTGGAGTCAAACTATTGTGGGAGaactaaaacagaaatatttccaccCACCTCTTAGCAGCTGCTGAGGAATACTGGAAGATAGGAACCTGATGAGGGAATAAATTCTAGGATCCTTTTACAAACCTGTTTATTTTGTAATCATCCTTGTGATTCTGTGGGCCTGACTCACGGGTTTTGAGTGTCTGAGATTGGCAATAGCTGTGTGACAGCTATTAAGGCCCTGTAATCTGAAGGCTGGTGAGATGAAGCCTGAGTATTTTTGACTTTACAAACATCACACTTGATGGGTGTCTCCTTTGCCAATCATACATTAAGGATCCCAGTTCCCTTTAGGGTATATCAGGCCCATTACCCTCCCACAGTGAGAGGTGGCTGTTGTAATCATGCAACCTCATCtagttttgctttcctctttctaaATCTCTGTGTAAAGCCTCTCTGCCTATTTTAATTGGCACTTATAACCTCCTTCCAACTGACTCAAAGGTTTTCAGGTTGCCATACAGTTTTAACCCATTACTCCTCTTCCTTTTGAATTGCCTGTGTTTAAAATGTTGTACACTCCTTCAGCTGTGATAAAACAATCTTTCTGAGATCAACAGCAAGTGATTTTATGTTGCTGAGGAGTTGAATCTTGCTGTTTGAGTGCTGAAAACCCTTAAATAATATGGTACTCTTCTTACTTATAAGCTTTTAAAGCAATTGCCGGGATGTATTAGTTGTGTTTGTGTCTGTTGTTTCTTGCAGCGTTACTGACGGAGGATGGCCATCTAGCCAGATTACGGAAGCTGGATTTGAGTTATAACAACAGCATCTCTGATGAAGGGTGGGTCGTCTTCTGTCAAGGCTTAGCAGTATTCAAAGAACTCTCAGAGCTGGATGTCAGTCTTCGCCCATTGTCCTGCCGTGACTGTGGGCCGTGGTTCAGCGAGTTGTTAGCAGCCCTGACAAAGCTGCCTGCCTTGACAGAGCTGGGGATGCAAAGATGGGTCCTTTCAGAATCACAGCGAAAAGGACTGGAAAGCTTTAATCAAGACAACAAAAGAAACATTCGTTTTGACTGTTGACGGAGGTTGAAGGTTTCTGGAAGGCCTTTCACAAGCAGCACATGAAGCAAGTATTACGTGTCTCTGACTTAGAAGACTGCCCAGTTTTTAGTAATCTCGTCTCATGAGAGCTCTTGAAATAGTTCCACAATTACAGAAAACTGTTATTTAACCTTCTGCATGCATAGATCATTCCATTTAATAACATATTCTTTCAGATTCTCTGGGCTATGCTTATGCTACTATATAAGCTTAATCTTTGTGTTGTGAATACTCCAATGACTACTGTCAAAAGAGCAATGATGATTTCACATGGACACACTGTAGGTTTGCCAATGGAGGAAAGTGGCCGCGGTGTGTGCTAATGCAGGTGGGTGGGCAGTGTGAATGTGGCCTCCTGTATATAAGGAAGATGCCTCCAGTGTGAAAATACTTGAAACCTCtatgttttaaattttagtttcttCTCTCCCCAGACTTTTGCCTCTTTGTGAATGCATTAAATCTACATAATTGTGAGATTTGCAAAGCATCCCAACAACTCAGGATTATATGTTAGTCCAGCAAGGAGAATAGGGAAGGGGCTGTTCTGCCTCTGCTGTGGCTGTTGATGCCATCTTATAGTGTAGATAAGTCCTGTGTACAGAATCAGCTTAAAATCAAGGTAAGAAACAGTTCCTTGATATCTTGGCAGGTCTCAGGGGCAAGGGAAATGCTGTGCTAGGTTAAATCAGAGGTATGTCCTGCTACCTTAGCAAGGATTTTGGACACAGAGCAATCCATAGGTGTTCTGGATAAGGCTATACAAAGACTTCAGGATACTTCAGGGATGCTTCTTCTCATCCTGAACTGTTTTGGCCTTACCCAGACTGCGCTTTCTGTGCAGACTCTTTTATGACATGCAGCACAAAACCAAACTTCCAGATCTAAGAGTCTGATCTAAAGCATATGAAAGCCAGTGGGAGTCCCTGCAGTGCCTTCATGCTTCCTGCATTCAGGATTAATCCATTAACCTTCACAACACCTTGTGACATGGACGGTGTTCTTATCCTTACCTTAAAGATGAGGGAAATAAGCAAAGTCTGTTATTCAAAGCCACAGGGCAGCTTCTAGCTAAGAGCACAGCACCCTGCTTTGTGCCCAAGACTTGTTAGAAAAAGCACCAACTTGGGATGTGTAAGTGGCTCCTCCTTTTTTTAGTTGATAATTTCTTATTTGGCATTTTATTGTATTTGCTTACACAGAGCTAAATTTTGGCATAGTCACTCGTGTCATGGAGCTTGTTAACCCACACGTGAGCTCAAAGACTGCAGTGGGATTATTCATTGGTAAGGTATTTTAGGAAGTAAAGATATTAGATCTGCCCACTGAGTGAGGAGTCTTAGAGAAATCCTGAGGCAGCTTGAGGGATAAAGTACTGCTCAATTAGCTCTGAGTATATCTACGTGCTGCAGCAATCTCCTGGAGGAGAGGTACAACAGGATCATTCAGTGGCAATTTCCTAACTTGCTAGGGCCCCTCTCAGCAAGTTCTCCTGTGCAGATGCAGATCAATATTTAGGTTTCAGTCTGGGTGACCCTTCCAACATCAACTTCTGGCTGGTCAGGGTTATAACCAGCAGCTGACCGTGCTGTGCTGATACCCCTTGATCACTTAATCCATGACTTCATGTGAGGGTCTCCATGGACTTCCTGGTTCCAGTTTCAGTTCCACTTGAAAAGTGCACTTGGTTCCCCCAGCTCTGAGAAATGTGAGGTGAACTGGAGTGTCTTGATCAGAGGTAGCAGGGAATTGCTGCAGTGTGGGATCAGTTATCTTCTACAGAGATCCTCAACCTCTGAAGTGAAGCAAAGAGCCCCTGTTTCATACAAGGCTAACAAGAGAGACTTTCAAGTAGTGACTTAAGCCAGGAGAGTTACTCTAATGTGGAAGTACCATCATCTCTGTTTAACAGCAGCACACCAATCTCTTCTCTTAATCACTCACCCTCCTGTGACTTTCCTCCTCAGATCTGCCTTTGGTCAAACTGGGAAATTGATTCTTTATCTGTTCTGTGAGAATCTCTCTGAATCACTCCTTTCCCACTTGAACCTCTCTCTCTAATTCAGTACAGCAGCTGGCCAGTGTTTAATGTCAGGTGTCTGTTGTAATCTTACTGACTGAACTGGACTTCAGTGTTGGGGTTTCTTGTTTTGTCATAGTTGGGCTCCTCATTCTCAGCTCCAGAGCACAGTACGGACTCACTGCTAGAAACCTCTCCACTTGCTGTTCATGATCCTCTTCTGAGTCCTTTGCCCTCTCATGATTCTGTCATACCTATTGTGCCActaaaaagcttttattaaatCACTTCTATTAAATGTCCTGTCTTCCCGGAGATCTCTCTCTTCCAATGATTTCCTCCTCGGTAGTCTCTGAATCATCCTTCTCTCTGTTCCTCTTTGCCTTCACTTAGGGTGAAAAAATTTCATAAGACACCTCCAAACAATCAAAACAGCATCAATCAcctattaaaatggaaaaatcaaaaccaagccGTCCCACTTTTCTGcactcccagctctctcctgccAACAAGCATATTAATGAGGTTTCAGTATCAATCGATTCAAGAGCCAAACAGAAATAAGATCCATACCCTGCGTGCAGATGTAGCCGCAGCATTCAGAGAACACTACCTGGAGGTGGAGCTCTAGGAAGAGCTGGGTCTCCGTGACCCTGCCTTCACCACCTCCTTCAGGATGCCACCACCTTCTCTGAGGCAACTCAGGcaaggggagggagagcaggacTGCAGCTCCGACCAGCCAGTTAAGCTAAATAAAGGGGTTTGCTCCCACCCACTCGTGCCCTTTGAATCTGCACAGTGGCTGGTCCCAGTCCAGCTCTGTGCTTTATGTATGTTGCAGATAAAACTCTGGAGGAGTTTAAGGAGTAACTGAGCAATACAGAATAAAAACTAGACGAGGACATCAGCTGTTTAGGACAAACAGCTTTCTGTGAAGTGCTGTGGAAGGACATGTTTGCATATAAATTTGGCATGCTAGAATTATAGTAAGGAGTGTTTGTCATGGTTCTTTTGAATAACAAAGGTGTTATGACATGCCAGGACCCAGAATCATTGCAGAATATTGCATTCTGCAGACTCCCTGCTTTCAAATAAGCCTGTTGTACACAGACGTCTGTTTTACAGTCACCAAGCTATTTCAGAGATGAGCTATAACACTAAGGATTTGACAGCTTGCAGTCATTCAAAATACTATAACTACAGATTGTCAAAACATCAGTGAACAGTTTTGCAAAAGTCTGGAGATactttcaaaacagctttttacACCTCTGTAAGACGGGATGGTAATACAGGTTCTGGTAGAAGTGCGTGTGTTCTGACTGCCTGGAATCCTCCATATTTCCAAACAAGGTACTGATCATTTCTGAACGTAAAACTCATTAAATAACTGCAAGTAAGTGGGGCCACAAATATTGTTTCACTCTAGATATGGCTCTACCTCACTGACTGGAAAACAGATTTCTAAGAATTGCATGTAAAATACTTTGGGATTCAGAACAAAGAACACTTCATTGCACCAGATTCCTACAGATTAGACTAATTTGCAGTTAATCGGCTGCCTTAATGCTTTGAGATAACATGCATTTAGAATGAGACATCTCAAGAATATTTCAGAATCTGCCTGATTCAGCTGGAGCCAATGTTgacaaaaacacaaaaacaaacctcaaaaatTCATCTATTTTCATTGTAACACTCACTGATTCGAATGCTTTAATACTGCTTATCTCCTACTCGCTTATCTCTGCTCACATttgcccttcttgtaaatgaaAAGAGCCCTGTGCATTTTTCTGCCCAAATACCACTTTTTTGCTTTTGAGGCTTTTACAgacttctcttttccctttccttttccttctttctttttttcgtTAGATTCTTAAGTGTCAAGAAACGTCCAATCCCCTTCTGATTCATCGACCCATGCTACAACCATTGGatctgaaaaagagagaagaacaaTCTGGTTACCTGGAGGAATAGGCTAAAAGCAGTCAGTCACGTGGAACAGTGTTACTAGTGGATATTCTTGATGCAAAAAGCCAGGCGCATTGCGGTCTTCAGAAAAAACTTTTATTCTGTATTAGGCTACATTGTGTTCAGCTAAGATAGACTGCCAGCCACCTGACTTTTCTTTTactctgtgttatttttttttccaagaagaatttCTTACCAGGGAGGAGACTAACACTGTAGTCCTCCAGACCCTTTGATTAGAGTAGTAAATTACTATGTCTACACATCTTTAAATGTCACCTTTTAGTTCAGAAGAACAGTTTGGGAGAAACACCGTAGTTCATGAAGAAATTACAGACATTACAGAAAGAGGGGAATAATTTAGGTTCAGAAGAATCAAAGACTGAGGAtttgcctttccttccttctttccctgtattttttcTGAGCAAATTAATTCCATGGCCTACTGGTGATACAGACTGatgttcttttggaaaaaaaaaaaacaaccaaaaaacaattcacgaaaaatgtgggttttttcaatGTGTTTGCCCAATGGATCTTCAACTCTCTACAGTCAAAATACAGTCAGCAAGAGTGAAAATGCCACATGCAGTTAGTTTCATCTTTAAACAATGCCTTGACTTAGAGGATCTGCCTTGTTTTTAGACACACTAACCATTTCCCTTCCACTGGACAAGGAACTAAGGAAAGCTCCCTTGCAAGTTGTGAGGGCTGTTCTGTGCCTGCTGATTGTGACCTGGCCCCTATATCCTACCTTAACTTGATCAGTAATAGAAGTATTGCTCTGCCATAGCTGATGCAAACTGTGGTTTAAGACATTTTTGATGTTGCATAGAGTGTCCTGTAGGTTGTTCTGCAAAGTATCTGTTACTAAAAACACAACTTTGTATGTATATTGTGGTGGCTTTCTTAATACCCCTACCTTTAAGTTCATGGcctttttatgcctttttccTGTAAGTATTCCCAGATGGCAGATATCCCCTGACAGCACACTTCAATCAGGGGGTTAAATCCACAAGGaccagctccagctgctgaagaCTGTCCAAATCCTCAGGCAGCTGGGACAGGTGATTGTTCTGAACGAGCAGTTTTTGCTAACGTgaacacacaaaagcaaacagctgCAGCACAAGGAACAGGAATGATGTGGAGCATTCCTGCGTGCTCCCCATAAACAACACATCGATGAGGCACAAACAATTCAGTCTGTGCATGTAATGAATGTGTGTATTGAACATCTCACCAGagcatttaaaattcaaagtGTCTGCTCCCATATATAGAAGGATGGAACTCAGGCTCTCCCAGCAAAGCATTTGCTTCACCAGGTGAAGACTATTCACCTGGCAGCCAGGTGGCTAAATTCAGCTCTCAAAAGGCCTGCCAATTGGTCCTCCAACAGTGCTAGTGAACTTAGCCACGCAGAGATGCAATGGAGAACTGGGGAAGATGGaaaggctgggctggggagcaCCCCTGGAGAGCCAGTTCCACACCACTGTTCTGGAGTCACTGGTGCTGACCCAGTGGGTCTTCTCACATCAGGGGGTCTGCTTTGAGCTGAGCTCTGGGAAACATCTTTTTCCCCAGACCCTGAGGTTGAGGTAGGTTGTGGATGAGGACCTCCTGTCCACTTGGGTTGGGTACAGTACTTCCCTCGCCCTCCCAGTTCCTAACTTTTATCCTGTTTGGTTCCCTTACAATTACAGGAAGAGCCCTGAATGATGCACtgcattccttcctttccttctctccctccttcttctaAAATGCTTACTGGTACTTACATCCTTAAGGCCACAAACACAAAGACTGTATTTCACCTTGTATTTGGCGTACAGAGTCTGGGAGCTGTTTAAGGAGGTTGTTATGACAGTCAAATATTTTCAAGTGGGTCAATGAGCCAATGGCTGTGGGCAGGTACTCCAGAAAATTATTGTCTGTATGCAGTTCCTTCAGATTCTGGAAAAGATGTGTGTGGAAGTTTTAATAATTAAAGGACTTTTTCCTTAGCTTGATATATAATCAATGTATAGAGAATATCAGTAAGTGCAGAAGCAAGGTTTATAACCTGAGATACCATTGGGATGATTACTAAACACAAAGAGAGAACATGTGTTTCAAACACTGAGTTTTGATATTATTCCTATTCTGACAGCCCTGGCCTGATGCTGCACCATGTACCTAAAGAGATTAGGAGAACCTTCAGTCCTGCATTTGGGAGCAGCTGAAGTCCGCAGAAGTGCCATGCCGTAGCAGACCAAGACCTTCTCCCTTCTATTGCTCCTACCTGCAATTTGCTGATGTCTTCTGGCAGACTTGTGaatttaattcctttattttgtCCCAGCTATAATTTCTCTAATGACTCCAGGAGAAAGGTTTGCTTTGGAAGGATACTGAATTGGTTTTCAGACAGGCTAAGGCATTTCAAATTTGTCAGGTCTTTCACCTCTGCAGGTATCTAGACACAGTCATTAAAAAGATACATTATGTCAATTAAACAGTAATCTTTGGGATTTTGTTATTAGGGAAAAATCTCCAAGAAAATGCTGTGGAGCCGCATTACTGTTGATGGATGAACACAGAATATTCTGGTCATTAATATAACATTATACCTCACAGTATGGTGgaaattttggcaaaaaaatcCATGTTGTTTCCTCTGCTGGAAAGATTTCTTATGgggttaattttatttcttagcAGAAACATTAGTCTGCTGCTTCATTTCCTTTGTATGCACAGTGCAGGGGAGAGtaatttaaatgaatgaaatCTGAAAGTGATTCTTTTGCATAAATTACTACTTCTGTATAAGTAACCTTCAAGAAGAAAATTGCACAAGTGAAAATCTCCTTGGAAAAGAAGAGTTGCATTATATAAAAAGGAATGTGTATTCTGAGCCCTAAAATTAGTATGCCCATGAATACCATTACACTTATAATAACACAGCTTTAGGGTACATAATTGTTCATTATCAAATGAACAGCAAATATTAATGGTGTTAAAGGCATTAATAATATGACATCCATTTTTAAATTGCCCTCtgttctgtttcagtttgtgATGTATTGATTCTATGCAAATGCAGCTCTTATTTTCCAgagtacacaggaaaaaaagacacaaaaagacTGAAGCAATCCCTCCGCTCAGTATGTTGTCTTTACGATTCAACACAAAGGTCAGTGTTTCCGTGTTCTTGCTATTGTCTCCCTGCCTGAATACTCAGGTATCAGTAATAATGAGTTACCTAGGCTGAGGTGCATACCAAGTGGAACATGCCTTCTCACTGTTGTAGGGAAAGGTGGCACTCAGTTTTAATGAAGAACTTAGATTTTGCAAAAAGGAGgtatcaataaaataaaaattaaaacaaaggaacaaaTACCTTCTGTATCTGATTGTCATCAAGGGCTGATACTTCCAGATTTTTCATAGTGCATATTCCTTTAGGAATATCATCAAAGCAGTTTTCACTCAGATCTAGTATCCTGACACTGGTTAATCTGATGAAAGACCTGGGTACTGTGTGCAGTCCGGTGTTCCTCAGATAAGCACGGGAAAGGGACGGCCAGCAGCAGATCTGGTTTGGGAACTTCTCCAGGCTGTTAGCAGACAGTCTGAGTTCTCATTTCAGTGAGATTCTTCAAACCTGGGGGAAGCTTGTGCAGGAGATTGAGACAGATCCAGCACAGGCAGCTTCTGGCAGTGTGCAGTGTAGGAGGAATGGAGGATAAGttattaaaagctaaaaatatcTTAACTAAGTTTGTCAAAAAGCCTCTGTCTTCTGGGATGAGACTGATCAGATTTTGTTCCAGATCTATTATTTCTAAATTAGCAATATGACAAAGCTCCTTGGGAAAACTTTCAAATCTATTTTTCTGGAGGTAAATTTCCTTGAGTTTTTGTCAGGTTCACTATTTCTTTAGGCAGACACTTGAAATAATTGTCAGAAAGGCCAAGCAGTTCAACACGATGGAGATATTCACAGACCTGCACTGGGATTTTGTGCAAGTTTGTTTTATAGACTGAGCTGACGAAGGGGCTGCAACTTGCTGATAACTGGCAGCAAACTACAGGAGAGGGGATTGTTACTTAGATTTAAGCTTAGAAGTCATTTCAGCTCCCCCAGTTCTTCACATATGTCCTGTATGTAATTCTGATCCAAGTAGAGGATCTTCATGTGCCTCAGGTGATTGATGTCTTGGGATGCTTACAATCAGGTTCTTTTCCATGTGCAGCTCTTCCAGATATTCTAGACTCGAGACCTCTGGCAAGATGTTTCGCAGTTGCTTGTTGGCTAGATCAATGAAAAATATCCTGTCTGTGATGCGTGTGGGAGAAAGCTTCATTCTCTGGCACGTCATTCACTGGTATATCTTGTGCAGTCTCAACCTGGTCATCCTCAAAACCAGCAGAGTCAGCTTTGGGGCGATGAGTGCCCCCTGCGCTGgcctcctggctctgctgagacTCAGCCACCTCTGCTCCTTATCTGtaatttcagaagagaaaaataattaaaaatcgaCAGTTCTCAACGACCTTCCTGTGCTTAACAAATACTGGCAGAATTCAGCATTTAGGGACAGGTTCTAGTCTCAGTTGTACCCCTGCAAAAAGCTGCTTGGGTTCACTGAGATCGAATCCTGCAGTAAATACAGCAGGACCATAGGTTTGAATGCCAGTGCATCCTGAAGTGCCCCAACAGCCAAATTCGGAGGGCGACCATGTGAAGTCAGGGGAGCTGGATGAAGCAACCTCCTTGAGTCTTGAAGGCCTATATTCACAAACACTGGCTGAGGTTTGTCTTCAGCTATGCTGACTGTAAAACTAGAAGTGTCCTCTTGTAAAAAGGTGGCAGCTTCGTCTGTAACCAGAAGATGAGCCGGAGAGGTGCCGGTGAATCTGATAACCCTCAAAGTTGTACTGTTGCTGATAGCGAAAGACCGAGAGGTGGGAAGGGGTGACTACCTGACTGGCCTGTGATGTCTGGATGGAAGAAACCTTTTAGCTGGCATTTATGGAATGATAAGAAAATGGAGGTTGAGAGGCAGCTGTCAGTCGTCTCCCACCTGATGcccttttctctgctgctgcaacCACCCTGGGCAGACATCACGTTTCCAGAGATGGGTGGTTTCCAGGTGCCGccaggacaaggaggaggaaCTGAGCGACCACCATGGGGAGAGACCCGTGCTGGGCTTCCCAGACTAATTCAGATGTTGCAtgagagtattttatttttttattggctCGGGTCCGGTACCAGGGTG
The Harpia harpyja isolate bHarHar1 chromosome 12, bHarHar1 primary haplotype, whole genome shotgun sequence genome window above contains:
- the LRRIQ4 gene encoding LOW QUALITY PROTEIN: leucine-rich repeat and IQ domain-containing protein 4 (The sequence of the model RefSeq protein was modified relative to this genomic sequence to represent the inferred CDS: inserted 12 bases in 7 codons; deleted 1 base in 1 codon; substituted 4 bases at 4 genomic stop codons) gives rise to the protein MAARGSMGCWARSFLSSTPEYLLSGAEVAESQQSQEASAGGTHRPKADSAGFEDDQVETAQDIPVNDVPENEAFXPTRITDRIFFIDLANKQLRNILPEVSSLEYLEELHMEKNLIVSIPXDINHLRHMKILYLDQNYIQDICEELGELKXLLSLNLSNNPLSCSLLPVISKLQPLRQLXVYKTNLHKIPVQVCEYLHRVELLGLSDNYFKCLPKEIVNLQKLKEIYLQKNRFESFPKELCHIANLEIIDLEQNLISLIPEDRGFLTNLVKIFLAFNNLSSIPPTLXHCQKLPVLDLSQSPXHKLPPGLKNLTXKXELRLSANSLEKFPNQICCWPSLSRAYLRNTGLHTVPRSFIRLTSVRILDLSENCFDDIPKGICTMKNLEVSALDDNQIQKIPAEVKDLTNLKCLSLSENQFSILPKQTFLLESLEKLXLGQNKGIKFTSLPEDISKLQNLKELHTDNNFLEYLPTAIGSLTHLKIFDCHNNLLKQLPDSVRQIQGEIHTQECSTSFLFLVLQLFAFVCSRXQKLLVQNNHLSQLPEDLDSLQQLELVLVDXNPLIEVCCQGISAIWEYLQEKGIKRP